A genomic region of Acidimicrobiales bacterium contains the following coding sequences:
- a CDS encoding class I SAM-dependent methyltransferase produces MNDGQYWTDRPEVASRPSEVDLLLPDVDLRLATDRGVFSTDRVDRGTRYLLLEGPPPPTGAVDLLDLGCGYGPIACTLATRCPDARVWAIDVNERARDLCRANADAAGLTNVTVAAPDEVPEEIQVASLWSNPPIRIGKAALHDLLERWLDRLAPDGTAHLVVQRHLGADSLARWMDDQGWSTTRRASRKGYRLLDVAARKAQREDVR; encoded by the coding sequence GTGAATGACGGCCAGTACTGGACCGACCGTCCCGAGGTGGCCTCGCGACCATCCGAGGTGGACCTGCTCCTCCCCGACGTCGACCTGCGTCTGGCCACCGACCGCGGGGTCTTCTCGACCGACCGGGTGGACCGCGGCACCCGCTATCTCCTTCTGGAGGGGCCTCCTCCGCCCACTGGCGCCGTCGACCTCCTGGACCTGGGCTGCGGGTACGGCCCTATCGCCTGCACGTTGGCCACCCGGTGCCCCGACGCCCGGGTGTGGGCGATCGACGTGAACGAGCGGGCACGGGACCTGTGCCGGGCTAACGCCGATGCGGCCGGCCTAACCAACGTCACGGTGGCCGCCCCCGACGAGGTCCCCGAGGAGATCCAGGTGGCCTCCCTGTGGTCCAACCCCCCGATTCGCATCGGCAAGGCAGCCCTGCACGATCTGCTGGAACGATGGCTAGACCGCCTGGCCCCGGATGGCACCGCCCATCTGGTGGTACAGCGCCACCTGGGAGCCGACTCGCTGGCCCGGTGGATGGACGACCAGGGCTGGTCCACCACCCGGCGGGCGTCGCGCAAGGGATATCGCCTGCTCGATGTGGCGGCTCGGAAGGCCCAGAGGGAGGACGTGCGGTGA
- the pheS gene encoding phenylalanine--tRNA ligase subunit alpha: protein MDRHQPRPPPHPMTPDLDQHLAEAATAVAAAGDLDALRTVDSELLGKQSVVTEARKTLGGLDEDERKAVGQRLNEVRAEIEALVAARRSALEGEARAEQLEEERLDLTELDRGRRLGHRHVVTQTWERLEDLFVGMGYTVSEGPEIEDEWHNFGALNFPPDHPARDMYDTLYVDHGEPGSTLLRTHTSPVQIRVMEAGEPPIYSIMPGRVFRSDTADATHMPVFHQIEGLVVDRGITFGDLAGTLEAFTRAYFGGDFTSRLRPSYFPFTEPSAEFDIRRPDGTWLELAGCGMVHPNVLAACGLDPEEWSGFAFGFGLDRLALMRHGIDDLRELFRNDHRFLSQF from the coding sequence GTGGATCGTCACCAGCCCCGACCGCCACCGCACCCGATGACCCCCGACCTGGACCAGCACCTCGCCGAAGCTGCGACGGCCGTCGCGGCAGCCGGCGACCTCGATGCCCTAAGGACCGTGGACTCCGAGCTGCTGGGGAAGCAGTCGGTGGTGACCGAGGCCCGGAAAACCCTGGGCGGCCTCGACGAGGACGAGCGCAAGGCCGTGGGTCAGCGCCTGAACGAGGTACGGGCCGAGATCGAGGCCCTAGTGGCCGCCCGCCGATCGGCGCTAGAGGGTGAGGCCCGGGCCGAACAGCTGGAGGAGGAGCGCCTGGACCTGACGGAGCTAGACCGAGGTAGGCGCCTCGGCCACCGCCACGTGGTCACCCAGACCTGGGAGCGGCTCGAGGACCTGTTCGTGGGGATGGGTTACACGGTCTCCGAGGGTCCCGAAATCGAAGACGAGTGGCACAACTTTGGTGCCCTCAACTTCCCGCCCGACCACCCGGCCCGCGACATGTACGACACCCTCTACGTGGACCACGGCGAACCGGGCAGCACCCTGCTACGCACCCACACCTCGCCGGTCCAGATCCGGGTCATGGAGGCCGGCGAGCCGCCCATCTACTCGATCATGCCGGGACGGGTGTTCCGCAGCGACACGGCAGATGCCACCCACATGCCGGTGTTCCACCAGATCGAGGGCCTGGTGGTGGACCGGGGCATCACCTTCGGGGACCTGGCCGGGACCCTGGAGGCCTTCACCCGGGCCTACTTCGGCGGGGACTTCACCTCGCGGCTCCGACCGTCGTACTTCCCGTTCACCGAGCCGTCGGCCGAGTTCGACATCCGCCGCCCCGACGGAACGTGGCTGGAGTTGGCCGGCTGCGGAATGGTTCATCCCAACGTGTTGGCGGCCTGCGGCTTGGATCCAGAGGAATGGTCGGGTTTCGCCTTCGGGTTTGGCCTCGATCGCCTGGCACTCATGCGCCACGGAATTGACGACCTTCGCGAACTGTTCCGCAACGACCACCGTTTCCTGTCGCAGTTCTGA
- the fmt gene encoding methionyl-tRNA formyltransferase (modifies the free amino group of the aminoacyl moiety of methionyl-tRNA(fMet) which is important in translation initiation; inactivation of this gene in Escherichia coli severely impairs growth), translated as MYLGNPAVAVPPLDALHGAGHEVVLVLTSPDRRRGRRSAPTPTPVAARAAELGIPVSHDLEAVADCGADLGVVVAFGQIVPVELLARVPMVNLHFSLLPRWRGAAPIERALLAGDPTTGVCLMDLAEGLDVGDVHARVETPIGPTDTAADLRDRLAELGATLLVDALAGGLGSPEAQAGEATYAHKVKREDLHLDWGRPAAELARVVRVGGAWTTYRGDDLKVWEAEVVDDLSTAAPGVLVGDQVATGAGDLRLVEVQPASRSRMATSAWLTGARPAAGERLGG; from the coding sequence GTGTACCTCGGCAACCCGGCGGTGGCCGTGCCGCCGCTGGACGCCCTGCACGGAGCGGGACACGAAGTGGTGCTGGTGTTGACCTCACCGGACCGTCGGCGGGGCCGTCGCTCAGCTCCGACCCCGACCCCGGTGGCCGCTCGGGCCGCCGAGCTGGGCATCCCGGTTTCTCATGACCTGGAGGCGGTAGCCGACTGCGGCGCCGACCTCGGGGTGGTGGTGGCCTTCGGGCAGATCGTCCCCGTCGAGTTACTGGCCCGGGTTCCCATGGTCAACCTGCACTTCTCGCTCCTTCCTCGTTGGAGGGGCGCCGCCCCCATCGAGCGCGCCCTGCTGGCCGGCGATCCGACAACCGGGGTGTGCCTCATGGACCTGGCCGAAGGTCTGGATGTTGGCGACGTCCACGCCAGGGTTGAGACACCCATCGGGCCGACGGACACGGCGGCCGACCTGCGGGACCGCCTGGCCGAGCTCGGAGCGACGCTGCTGGTCGACGCCTTGGCCGGCGGGCTGGGAAGCCCGGAGGCCCAGGCCGGCGAGGCCACCTACGCCCACAAGGTGAAACGGGAGGACTTGCACCTGGACTGGGGGCGGCCGGCCGCTGAACTGGCCCGGGTGGTCCGCGTCGGGGGTGCCTGGACCACGTACCGGGGCGACGACCTGAAGGTATGGGAGGCCGAGGTGGTCGACGACCTGTCAACCGCCGCGCCGGGGGTCCTGGTCGGCGACCAGGTGGCCACCGGGGCAGGGGACCTACGCCTCGTCGAGGTCCAGCCAGCCAGCCGGTCCCGTATGGCCACTTCGGCCTGGTTGACCGGAGCGCGGCCGGCGGCCGGCGAACGGCTGGGCGGGTGA
- the ribD gene encoding bifunctional diaminohydroxyphosphoribosylaminopyrimidine deaminase/5-amino-6-(5-phosphoribosylamino)uracil reductase RibD — protein MAERPGVDDRQAMREAMALADTARLRTSPNPWVGAVVVADGRIVARGATEPPGGAHAERTALDEAAGSLAGATLVTTLEPCDHEGRTGPCTEAIVASGVARVVVGVSDPDPDVSGRGLERLRAAGIDVEVGVLGDEVARQLAPYLHQRRTGRPYVVLKLAATLDGRIAAPDGSSRWITGAEARADVHLLRVSSDAVCVGAATVRADDPRLDVRDAPVPDGAEAPRRVVLGTIPEGARVLPAEEHHGQPADLLDRLGSEGVLQLLVEGGADVAGRFHREGLVDRYIIYLAPALMGGDDGRPLLAGPGAPIMADLRRGRFAAVTPLGDDLRIDLVLDAG, from the coding sequence GTGGCTGAACGACCCGGTGTCGACGACCGCCAGGCCATGCGAGAGGCGATGGCCCTGGCTGACACGGCTCGCCTCCGGACCTCGCCCAACCCGTGGGTGGGTGCCGTGGTGGTGGCCGACGGTCGGATCGTGGCCCGAGGGGCCACCGAGCCGCCGGGTGGCGCTCACGCCGAACGCACCGCCCTGGACGAGGCGGCGGGCTCGCTGGCCGGCGCCACACTGGTCACGACATTGGAGCCATGCGATCACGAGGGTCGGACGGGCCCGTGCACCGAGGCCATCGTGGCCTCCGGCGTGGCCCGGGTGGTGGTCGGGGTGTCCGATCCCGATCCCGACGTTTCCGGTCGGGGTCTGGAGAGACTGAGGGCAGCCGGCATCGACGTGGAGGTCGGCGTGCTAGGTGACGAGGTGGCCAGGCAGCTAGCCCCCTACCTGCATCAGCGCCGCACCGGACGCCCCTACGTCGTCCTGAAACTAGCCGCCACTCTGGACGGCCGGATCGCCGCCCCCGACGGCTCCAGCCGGTGGATCACAGGCGCCGAGGCCCGAGCCGACGTGCACCTGCTGCGGGTGTCCAGCGACGCCGTGTGTGTGGGAGCCGCCACCGTGCGGGCCGACGATCCGCGCCTCGACGTGAGGGACGCTCCTGTGCCGGACGGGGCAGAGGCGCCCCGCCGGGTCGTGCTGGGGACCATCCCTGAGGGCGCCCGGGTGCTCCCCGCCGAGGAGCACCACGGCCAGCCGGCCGACCTCCTAGACCGTTTGGGATCCGAGGGCGTGCTGCAGCTGCTGGTGGAGGGCGGGGCTGACGTGGCAGGGCGCTTCCACCGTGAGGGCCTGGTGGACCGTTACATCATCTACCTGGCGCCAGCCTTAATGGGTGGTGACGACGGGCGGCCCCTGCTGGCCGGCCCGGGTGCGCCGATCATGGCCGACCTGCGAAGGGGCCGGTTCGCCGCCGTGACCCCACTGGGCGACGACCTCCGCATCGATCTGGTGCTGGACGCCGGCTGA
- a CDS encoding methyltransferase domain-containing protein has protein sequence MSGDDARRLALEVLGRIERGGAYANLALRAALDRCDLDRRDRAFVTDLVYGTTRMRRACDHLIDRFLHDDIQPEVRTVLRLGAYQLHWAGVPPHAAVSATVAVAPRRVQGLCNAVLRRVADYQPTWPGPAVELSVPDWLIDRLVADLGLDDALAALAAMNRPAPAVVRDDGYYQDRASQLVADLTGEGLVPGGRVLDLCAAPGGKATALAAAGASVVAADLRPARLGLVAQNADRLGHAVALVAGDGRAPPFRPGSFDRVLVDAPCSGLGVLRRRADARWRGGEADLADLALLQADLLVGAAALVRPGGQLVYSVCTVTEAETAGVDRRFREAEPRAEPEPVGRPWRPHGDHGSGGLLLPQDLDSEGMAVFRYRMV, from the coding sequence GTGAGCGGGGACGACGCTCGGCGCTTGGCCCTCGAGGTGCTAGGACGAATCGAGCGGGGCGGCGCCTACGCCAACCTGGCCCTGCGGGCCGCCCTGGACCGGTGCGACCTGGACCGCCGGGACCGGGCCTTCGTCACCGACCTCGTCTACGGCACTACCCGGATGCGACGGGCCTGCGACCACCTGATCGACCGCTTCCTCCACGACGACATCCAGCCCGAGGTCCGGACCGTGCTCCGCCTGGGCGCATACCAGCTGCACTGGGCCGGAGTTCCGCCTCACGCCGCCGTATCGGCCACCGTGGCGGTCGCTCCCCGCCGGGTCCAAGGTCTGTGCAACGCGGTCTTGCGGCGGGTCGCCGACTACCAGCCGACCTGGCCCGGCCCGGCCGTCGAGTTAAGCGTCCCCGACTGGCTGATCGACCGCCTGGTGGCCGACCTGGGCTTGGACGACGCCCTGGCCGCCCTGGCTGCCATGAACCGTCCGGCCCCGGCCGTGGTCCGGGACGACGGCTACTACCAGGACCGGGCCTCGCAGTTGGTGGCCGACCTGACCGGGGAAGGGTTGGTCCCCGGCGGACGGGTGCTGGACCTCTGTGCCGCCCCGGGGGGCAAGGCCACGGCTCTGGCGGCCGCTGGAGCCTCGGTAGTGGCCGCCGACCTACGACCGGCTCGACTGGGCCTGGTGGCCCAGAACGCCGACCGCCTCGGACACGCGGTGGCCCTGGTAGCGGGCGACGGCCGCGCTCCACCGTTCCGGCCCGGGTCGTTCGACCGGGTGCTGGTAGACGCACCCTGTTCCGGACTGGGGGTCCTGCGTCGTCGGGCCGACGCCCGCTGGCGGGGCGGCGAGGCTGACTTGGCCGACCTGGCCCTCCTGCAAGCCGACCTGTTAGTCGGAGCCGCCGCCCTGGTCCGACCGGGCGGCCAACTTGTTTACAGCGTGTGCACGGTGACCGAGGCCGAAACGGCCGGCGTAGATCGCCGGTTCCGCGAGGCCGAGCCACGGGCCGAACCCGAGCCGGTGGGTCGGCCATGGCGACCCCACGGCGACCACGGGTCCGGCGGCTTGCTGCTGCCCCAGGACCTAGACAGCGAGGGGATGGCCGTCTTCCGCTACCGAATGGTCTAA
- the def gene encoding peptide deformylase has translation MAPHEIRLIGDPVLRQPASDVADVDSALVRLTDDMFTTMYEAAGIGLAAPQVGVQRRFFVYDHGQGAGVILNPRIVESDGEWTFDEGCLSIPDLSWEIVRPKQIHLVGVDLDGNEVSIEADELEARLFQHEMDHLDGVLLVDHLDEDQQRDARRVLREMTMARVEAAGGGPSGGGLRLP, from the coding sequence GTGGCACCCCACGAGATCCGACTCATCGGCGATCCGGTCCTGCGCCAACCGGCGTCCGACGTAGCCGACGTGGACAGTGCGCTGGTCCGCCTGACCGACGACATGTTCACCACTATGTACGAGGCGGCTGGCATCGGTTTGGCTGCCCCACAGGTGGGCGTCCAGAGGCGGTTCTTCGTCTACGACCACGGCCAGGGAGCTGGGGTCATTCTCAACCCGCGGATCGTGGAGTCCGACGGGGAGTGGACGTTCGACGAGGGCTGCCTGTCGATTCCCGACCTGTCGTGGGAGATCGTCCGACCCAAGCAGATTCACCTGGTGGGCGTGGACCTGGACGGCAACGAGGTGTCCATCGAGGCCGACGAGCTAGAAGCCCGACTGTTCCAGCACGAGATGGACCACCTGGACGGCGTGCTACTTGTCGACCACCTGGACGAGGACCAGCAACGCGACGCCCGACGGGTGCTGCGCGAGATGACCATGGCCCGCGTGGAGGCCGCCGGTGGCGGCCCGTCGGGTGGGGGCCTGCGATTGCCCTGA
- the rplT gene encoding 50S ribosomal protein L20: MARVKRAVQNKKKHKAVLEQAKGYYGDKSRTFRAANEQVMHSGNYAFRDRRARKGQFRRLWIQRINAACRQHGTSYSVFIAGLKRAGVEVDRKVLADLAVAEPAAFAALVEVATAADAA, encoded by the coding sequence ATGGCCAGGGTCAAGCGAGCCGTCCAGAACAAGAAGAAGCACAAGGCTGTCCTAGAGCAGGCCAAGGGGTACTACGGCGACAAGAGCCGGACCTTCCGTGCCGCCAACGAGCAGGTGATGCACTCGGGCAACTACGCCTTCCGTGATCGCCGCGCCCGCAAGGGGCAGTTCCGTCGCCTCTGGATTCAGCGCATCAACGCGGCCTGCCGCCAGCACGGCACCAGCTACAGCGTGTTCATCGCCGGCCTGAAGCGGGCCGGCGTCGAGGTGGACCGCAAGGTGTTGGCCGACCTGGCGGTGGCCGAGCCGGCTGCCTTCGCCGCCCTGGTCGAGGTGGCCACGGCCGCCGACGCGGCCTGA
- the infC gene encoding translation initiation factor IF-3, which translates to MAAPTNQEPRVNDRIRAGQVRLVSPEGEQMGIQSLPDALSAAQEMDLDLVEVADKADPPVCRIMDYGKFKYEQSQRAKESRRKSTHVLVKEMKYRPKIGPGDFATKTRKVEAFLGDGSKVKVTIMFRGREMQHPQLGRRILDRVAEAVAHVGRVEVFPKLEGRNMSMVLVPGQATRRQREAAAEHQEALEPDATTEEATAEEATAEEATTEEATTEEATTEEATAEDGEAVTDPNPAP; encoded by the coding sequence ATAGCTGCCCCAACCAACCAGGAACCACGGGTCAACGACCGCATCCGGGCCGGACAGGTCCGCCTCGTCTCGCCAGAGGGTGAGCAGATGGGGATCCAGTCCCTACCGGATGCCCTGTCGGCGGCCCAGGAGATGGATCTCGACCTAGTGGAGGTGGCCGACAAGGCCGATCCACCGGTCTGCCGGATCATGGACTACGGGAAGTTCAAGTACGAACAGTCCCAGCGGGCCAAGGAATCACGCCGGAAGTCGACCCACGTTCTGGTCAAGGAGATGAAGTACCGGCCGAAGATCGGTCCCGGTGACTTCGCCACCAAGACCCGCAAGGTGGAAGCGTTCCTGGGCGACGGCAGCAAGGTCAAGGTCACGATCATGTTCCGCGGCCGAGAGATGCAGCACCCCCAACTGGGGCGCCGCATCCTCGACAGGGTCGCCGAGGCGGTGGCCCACGTCGGTCGGGTGGAGGTGTTCCCCAAGCTGGAGGGCCGCAACATGTCCATGGTGCTGGTTCCCGGCCAGGCCACCCGCAGGCAGCGGGAGGCGGCCGCCGAGCATCAGGAGGCCCTGGAACCGGACGCCACCACGGAGGAAGCGACTGCCGAGGAAGCGACTGCCGAGGAAGCGACAACCGAGGAAGCGACAACCGAGGAAGCGACAACCGAGGAAGCGACTGCCGAGGACGGCGAAGCAGTAACGGACCCCAACCCGGCGCCCTGA
- a CDS encoding RNA methyltransferase: MDGHPPMVEELSGGNPRCRRLRRLARDRGFRHDEAAYIVEGPTLVAEALDADRDVRQVVLPTSAAGHDLVRLVQRAGVDAFLVPDRVFDGLASTRSSQPALAEVAFHDVEAAALASTSGPLVVLAELGDPGNAGTLVRSAEAFGATGVLMVGGVDPYNPKLVRAAAGSSFRMPIATIDDPVAAVRLLTDAGVSCWAAVPHGGIPPTEVPSDGPVALILGNEPHGLDAGVVEACTGLITIPTVGGVDSLNVAVAGSVALHALAAGSG; the protein is encoded by the coding sequence GTGGACGGACACCCACCCATGGTCGAGGAGCTCTCCGGGGGAAACCCCCGCTGCCGACGGCTGCGCCGGTTGGCCCGCGACCGCGGATTTCGCCACGACGAGGCGGCCTACATCGTCGAGGGACCCACTCTGGTGGCCGAGGCGCTGGACGCCGACCGGGACGTTCGACAGGTAGTGCTACCGACCTCGGCAGCCGGTCACGACCTAGTTCGGCTGGTCCAGCGAGCCGGGGTGGACGCCTTTCTCGTTCCCGACCGGGTGTTCGACGGACTGGCCAGCACCCGCTCCTCCCAGCCCGCCCTGGCCGAGGTGGCCTTTCACGACGTCGAGGCTGCGGCCCTGGCGTCCACGTCGGGGCCGCTGGTCGTCCTGGCCGAACTGGGTGACCCGGGCAACGCCGGAACCCTGGTCCGATCAGCCGAGGCCTTCGGGGCCACCGGGGTCTTGATGGTCGGCGGGGTGGACCCGTACAACCCGAAGCTGGTGCGGGCCGCCGCCGGCTCCAGCTTCCGGATGCCCATTGCCACAATCGACGACCCGGTCGCCGCCGTCCGGCTCCTGACCGACGCCGGGGTGTCCTGCTGGGCGGCTGTGCCCCACGGCGGAATCCCGCCCACCGAGGTGCCCTCTGATGGCCCGGTGGCCCTGATCTTGGGCAACGAACCCCACGGCCTAGACGCCGGGGTGGTGGAGGCCTGCACCGGGCTGATCACCATCCCCACGGTGGGCGGGGTGGACTCGCTCAACGTGGCCGTGGCGGGGTCGGTGGCCCTCCACGCCCTAGCCGCCGGGTCCGGATAG
- a CDS encoding MogA/MoaB family molybdenum cofactor biosynthesis protein has protein sequence MGDQGHHDAISLAVKVLTVSDGVFHGVREDRSGAALVACCEAEGWTVVETAVTADGAEAVAHALQALVDGFHGLVLTTGGTGFGPRDATPEGTLAVVDRLAPGLAEAMRLVNPLGRLSRGVAGTAGTALILNTPGSAKGCVECLEAVADVVPHAVRLLVDNADPHPSGEGSGTGG, from the coding sequence ATGGGCGACCAAGGGCACCACGACGCCATTTCGCTGGCCGTCAAGGTGCTCACCGTGTCTGACGGTGTGTTCCACGGCGTGCGAGAGGACCGGTCCGGAGCGGCCCTGGTGGCTTGCTGTGAAGCCGAGGGCTGGACGGTGGTCGAGACGGCGGTGACTGCCGACGGTGCTGAAGCGGTGGCCCATGCTTTACAGGCCCTCGTGGACGGCTTCCATGGCCTGGTGCTGACCACCGGGGGCACTGGCTTTGGGCCCCGCGACGCCACCCCTGAGGGCACCCTGGCCGTCGTGGACCGCTTGGCGCCCGGGCTAGCCGAGGCCATGCGGCTAGTGAACCCCTTAGGTCGCCTGTCCCGGGGCGTGGCCGGCACAGCAGGCACGGCCCTGATCTTGAACACTCCGGGTTCGGCGAAGGGTTGTGTGGAGTGCCTAGAGGCGGTGGCCGACGTGGTGCCTCACGCCGTGCGCCTGCTGGTCGACAACGCCGACCCACACCCGTCAGGCGAGGGGTCGGGGACCGGTGGCTGA
- the hisG gene encoding ATP phosphoribosyltransferase gives MLKLVLPKGSLEKSTLELFEGADLGVVRSSSVDYRATIDDPRIDEVRILRPQEIPTYVADGLFDLGITGRDWIQETGSDVVSLGELHYSKATARPVRIVVAVPGDSPVESVADLSSGVRVSSEYPELTRRFFAEQGVEADIRLSYGATEAKVPDIVDVVVDITETGRALRAAGLKVIDTILTSFTELVANPEAYADPDKRHAMEQLHRLLQGTLEARGKVLVKMNVVGDHLDAVIGLIPSMKSPTVNELFGGSGFAVETVVAKSEINVLIPALRDAGATDIIELPLSKIVH, from the coding sequence GTGCTGAAGTTGGTCCTGCCCAAGGGTTCCCTGGAGAAGTCGACGCTCGAACTGTTTGAGGGCGCCGACCTGGGAGTGGTCCGCAGCTCGTCGGTCGACTACCGGGCGACGATTGACGATCCCCGGATCGACGAGGTGCGCATCCTGCGTCCCCAGGAGATCCCCACCTACGTGGCTGACGGCCTGTTCGACCTAGGTATCACCGGTCGGGACTGGATCCAGGAGACGGGCAGCGACGTTGTCTCGCTCGGTGAACTGCACTACTCAAAGGCGACGGCCCGGCCGGTGCGGATCGTGGTCGCCGTTCCCGGCGACTCGCCGGTGGAGTCGGTAGCCGACCTGTCGTCAGGAGTCCGGGTGTCCAGCGAGTACCCGGAGCTGACCCGCCGGTTCTTCGCCGAGCAGGGCGTGGAGGCCGACATACGGCTCTCGTATGGGGCCACCGAGGCCAAGGTGCCCGACATCGTGGACGTGGTGGTCGACATCACCGAGACCGGCCGCGCCCTGCGGGCCGCCGGCCTGAAGGTCATCGACACCATCTTGACCAGCTTCACCGAGCTGGTGGCCAACCCTGAGGCCTATGCCGACCCGGACAAGCGCCACGCTATGGAGCAACTCCACCGGCTCCTGCAGGGCACTTTGGAGGCCCGGGGGAAGGTCCTGGTGAAGATGAACGTGGTGGGTGACCATCTCGACGCGGTGATCGGCCTCATCCCGTCGATGAAGTCGCCGACGGTGAATGAACTGTTCGGCGGTTCGGGCTTCGCCGTGGAGACCGTGGTGGCTAAATCGGAGATCAACGTGCTGATCCCGGCTCTACGTGATGCCGGGGCCACCGACATCATCGAACTGCCGCTCTCCAAGATCGTCCACTGA
- a CDS encoding 50S ribosomal protein L35, protein MPKMKTHRGMAKRIKVTGTGRLKRGTYVKKAVKLKRRRGRQLDVDPTNASTVRKQLGI, encoded by the coding sequence ATGCCCAAGATGAAGACCCACCGGGGGATGGCCAAGCGCATCAAGGTGACCGGCACCGGTCGCCTGAAGCGGGGCACCTACGTGAAGAAAGCGGTGAAGCTGAAGCGGCGGCGCGGCCGTCAGCTCGATGTGGATCCGACCAACGCCTCGACCGTCCGAAAGCAACTCGGAATCTGA
- a CDS encoding DUF1844 domain-containing protein → MSSLWTPGGEHPVEPSESPQDPPVDPSLEDPSLEDLSPEDREKVEAMAREMAAVQEQLASTPASVVVANHLMGFYELAAIHLSQQPPNLSEASVAIDALAGVVDTLPGRLGEAEATMRDALHQIRLAYVAVEKAMRETTADDGDGAENETGD, encoded by the coding sequence ATGAGCAGTCTCTGGACCCCCGGTGGGGAACATCCCGTCGAACCCTCCGAGTCCCCGCAGGATCCGCCAGTTGACCCCTCCCTGGAGGATCCCTCCCTGGAGGACCTGTCGCCGGAGGACCGTGAAAAGGTCGAGGCCATGGCCCGGGAAATGGCCGCCGTCCAAGAGCAGCTGGCCTCGACTCCAGCCTCCGTGGTGGTGGCCAACCACTTGATGGGTTTCTACGAGTTGGCGGCCATTCACCTGTCCCAGCAGCCGCCCAACTTGTCCGAGGCTTCGGTGGCTATCGACGCCCTGGCCGGCGTGGTCGACACGTTGCCCGGTCGCCTGGGCGAAGCCGAGGCGACCATGCGCGACGCCCTGCACCAGATCCGGCTGGCCTACGTGGCCGTCGAGAAGGCCATGAGGGAGACGACGGCCGACGACGGGGACGGGGCCGAAAACGAGACCGGAGACTGA